One genomic window of Synergistes jonesii includes the following:
- a CDS encoding IS256 family transposase: VSYKDIKAFMNDLKGVYQAPTLEQAEEGLDRLEEKWGSKYPSSVASWRNNWPQLSAYFKYPYELRRMIYTTNQIENYNRQLRKVTKTRTIFPSDDALLKLLYLATMDITEKWTGRDRDWSKILSQLCIYFEERIEPGDLE, encoded by the coding sequence GTCTCTTACAAGGACATTAAGGCTTTTATGAATGATTTGAAGGGTGTCTATCAGGCTCCTACACTGGAGCAGGCCGAGGAAGGGCTTGACAGACTTGAAGAGAAGTGGGGCTCGAAATACCCGTCTTCGGTAGCGAGCTGGCGGAACAACTGGCCTCAGTTATCCGCTTATTTCAAGTATCCCTATGAGCTGCGCCGGATGATCTATACGACAAACCAGATCGAGAACTACAACCGGCAGCTCAGGAAAGTGACAAAAACACGTACGATCTTCCCCTCAGACGACGCCCTTCTCAAGCTCCTTTATCTTGCGACGATGGACATCACTGAAAAGTGGACCGGCAGGGACAGGGACTGGAGTAAAATTCTGTCACAGCTGTGCATTTACTTTGAGGAACGCATAGAACCCGGAGATCTGGAATAG